The genomic segment AATTAATGAAGACCATCCGCAAGTAGTAGAAATTTGGAATTTGGTTTTTATGCAATACAACCGAAAAGCAGATGGTTCGCTTGAAAATTTACCCAATAAACATATAGATACTGGAATGGGTTTCGAACGTTTGTGTATGGTTTTACAAAACGTACAATCGAATTACGATACAGATGTTTTTACACCAATTATTAGAGAAATTGAAACCATTACCAATACAAAATATGGAAATAACGAAAAACAAGACATTGCAACTCGTGTAATTTCCGATCACGTAAGAGCTGTTGCTTTTTCAATTGCAGATGGACAACTGCCAAGTAATACTGGTGCTGGTTATGTAATTCGTAGAATTTTACGAAGAGCCGTTCGTTATGGATTTACTTTTTTGGATAAAAAAGAACCTTTTCTTTATAGATTGGTAGATGTTTTAAGCAAAAAAATGGGCGAAGCTTTCCCAGAATTGAAAGCTCAAAAACAATTGATAGAAAGTGTAATTAAAGAGGAAGAAACTTCTTTTTTAAGAACTTTAGATCAAGGTTTGGTTTTGTTAGATGCAATTATCAAAAATGCTTCCTCAAAAGAAATTTCTGGAGAAAAAGTGTTCGAATTATATGATACTTTTGGTTTTCCTGTAGATTTAACTGCTTTAATTCTTTCTGAAAAAGGATTTACTTTAGATGAAAAAGGATTCCAAGAGGAACTTCAGAAACAAAAAAATAGATCGAGAGCCGCAAGCGAAATGTCTACCGACGATTGGACTATTTTAATAGAGGATACTCTAGAAGAATTTATTGGTTACGATACTTTGGAAGCAAATGTAAAACTAACGAGATACAGAAAAGTTACTTCTAAAAAAGATGGCGAAATGTATCAGTTGGTATTCAATTTAACACCTTTTTATCCTGAAGGTGGTGGACAAGTTGGCGATAAAGGATATTTAGAAGACATTCATGGAGATGTCGTTTATATTTTAGATACCAAAAAAGAAAACAACGTAATTATTCATTTTACGAAAAACCTTCCAAAGCACTTAAATGAGAGTTTTAAAGCGGTTGTAGATGAAAAACAACGTTACAGAACCGAGTGCAACCATACAGCAACACATCTTTTACACCAAGCTTTAAGAGAAATTTTAGGCACGCATGTAGCGCAAAAAGGATCTGCAGTACATTCTAAATATTTACGTTTCGATTTTTCTCATTTTTCTAAATTAACAGTTGATGAATTACGAGATATAGAAGATTTTGTAAACGCAAGAATTGCTGGTAAAATTCCTTTAGTTGAAAGAAGGAACATTCCAATACAACAAGCTTTAAACGAAGGTGCTTTGGCTTTGTTTGGCGAAAAATATGGCGACACTGTTAGAGCTATAAAATTTGGAAAATCTATGGAACTTTGTGGTGGAACGCATGTAAAAAATACAGCTGATATTTGGCATTTTAAAATAAAATCGGAAGGCGCAGTTGCTGCAGGAATTCGTAGAATAGAAGCGATTACAAACGAAGCTGTTAAAGAC from the Polaribacter cellanae genome contains:
- the alaS gene encoding alanine--tRNA ligase gives rise to the protein MKSQDVRTTFLNFYKEKQHLIVPSAPMVTKDDPTLLFVNSGMAPFKEYFLGNGTPKNNRIADSQKCLRVSGKHNDLEEVGYDTYHHTLFEMLGNWSFGDYFKKEAIAWAWELLTEVYKIDKDILYVTVFEGTEDSDNLKMDTEAYDLWKEFIAEDRILKGNKKDNFWEMGEQGPCGPCSEIHVDIRSVEEKAKVDGRTLINEDHPQVVEIWNLVFMQYNRKADGSLENLPNKHIDTGMGFERLCMVLQNVQSNYDTDVFTPIIREIETITNTKYGNNEKQDIATRVISDHVRAVAFSIADGQLPSNTGAGYVIRRILRRAVRYGFTFLDKKEPFLYRLVDVLSKKMGEAFPELKAQKQLIESVIKEEETSFLRTLDQGLVLLDAIIKNASSKEISGEKVFELYDTFGFPVDLTALILSEKGFTLDEKGFQEELQKQKNRSRAASEMSTDDWTILIEDTLEEFIGYDTLEANVKLTRYRKVTSKKDGEMYQLVFNLTPFYPEGGGQVGDKGYLEDIHGDVVYILDTKKENNVIIHFTKNLPKHLNESFKAVVDEKQRYRTECNHTATHLLHQALREILGTHVAQKGSAVHSKYLRFDFSHFSKLTVDELRDIEDFVNARIAGKIPLVERRNIPIQQALNEGALALFGEKYGDTVRAIKFGKSMELCGGTHVKNTADIWHFKIKSEGAVAAGIRRIEAITNEAVKDFYYENNRTLFEIKDLLNNAKEPVKAVQKLQEENASLQKQIEQLLKDKAKNLSGELKSQLQEINGVQFLATKVDLDANGIKNLAFDLGKDHKNLFLLFATAPSKEKAMLTCYISKELANERGYDAGKVVRELGKLIHGGGGGQNFFATAGGKNPGGIPKALEKAQDYIV